A window of Nocardia arthritidis genomic DNA:
AACGTTTGAATCAGGCGGGGGTCACTGTCTTTTCGCCGTCACGACGCATGTACGGCGTGCTGGTAGTGCACCTGCACCACCGCACTCTCGTAGGCGGTGACGTCGAGCAGTTCCACGGCGGCGAGGTCGGTCGGTTTGCGGAACAGCGGGATGCCGCCGCCGAGCAGCAGCGGGTGGACGAAGAGCCGGTACTCGTCGATCAGGTCGTATTCCATGAAGGTCGCGGCCGTCTCGGCACCGCCGAACAGGATCATCGTGCGACCCTGCGCCCGCAGCGCGCCGACCTCCTCGACCAGGCCGTCCCGCACCACCCTGGTACGCCAGCCCGCGCCGCGCATGGTGCGGGAGAACACGATCTTCGGCGTCTGTTTCCACAACCGCGCGAAGTCCACATAGAACGGCGAGATCGCCGGATCCGCGTCGGCCGTCGGCCAGAACGCCGCCATGATCTCGAAGGTCTTCCGGCCGTAGAGGAATATGTCGGCGGCCCGCAGCTCGTCGAGGTAGGACTCGCACAGTTCCTCGTCGACCACCGGCCAGTGGATCTCCCCGTCGGGCCCTTCCGCAAAGCCGTCGAGCGACATCTGCATCCACAGTTTCACGGTCCCCATCACACATACCCATCTGCTGTCTCGTACAACAGTCCGGATTCTGGCGACGGCGACGCCACCGCGCATCGGTATGCCTGCATCGCCCGCATACGTAGGTAGGTATGTGAGCCGACGGTCACCGTTCGGCCGAGTTCAATGCACCGTCGGCTAACGAATCGCTAGGCAACGGCGTATCGCCACCGCAGCCGCCGGACCCCCGAGGCAGCTGAACCCCTCAGACGCCGGGCAGCACCTCGGCCAGCTCGGTGTCCTCCCGGAGATACCGAGCCATCGACCGATTGACCAGTTCCGCGCTCGCCCGCCCCGGTACCGCGCTGGTCAGCGCGACCCGTTCCGCCAGCTGTGCGCGATCGACCTCGGCGCGCTCGGACCGCCGGTAGGACTCCCACGCCGTCCGGCGGAAGAGATCGACGAAGCGGCGGGCGATCCGGTCGCAGTCACCGCGCAGTTTCTCCAGCTCGGCGACGATTTCCGCATCGCCGATATCCGCGGCGGCGAGCTGCTCGGCGAGCCGGACGAGCTCTCGGTCGACCACCCGATAGGTCACGGCGTCCACCGGCTCGTACAGTCCGAGCCCGACCACCCGGGCCAGGCCGTTCGGGACGTCGCGGTAGCGCTCCTCCAGCTCGGTCGCGGCCACCGTATCGCCAACGGACGGCGCGGTTACTTGTGGCGCATCCAGCCGCGTGACGCCGAGTACCGCGCCGAGGTCATCGCCACGATCCCAGGCCTGCAGCAGCTCCCTGATGCCGTTGAGCTTGATTCCGCGATCCAGCAGCCTGGTGATCGTGCGAACCCGATTGAGATGCTCCGCCCCGTAGAAACCCGTCCGCCCCTTCACCCGCGGTGGGGGCAGCACACCCCGCTCGTGATAAACCCGCAGGCTGCGCACGGTCGTACCGGCCTCGCGCGCCAGCTCGTCGATCGTGTATTCCACACCCGCTGCCATAGGTCTAAGCAAACCACACAGCGGCGCATCGAGAACGGTGCGGCGATGGTGGCGGAAGACCTCTCCCGGATCCGGATCGGGCATGGCCGGATCGTATCCGTGTCGCGGCGGACCCGGCATCGTCACACTTCCCGCTGCCGGGAAGCACGGCCTCGGCGCTACTTCTTCTCCGTCACGAAATACTCTGGGGGAACATCGAATACGCGCGCCAACGCGATGATCAGATCGAGCCGGGGTATCGCGTCACCGTGGATGAGCCGGTACAGACCGGACTGCGAGACCGGCACATCCGGATACGCCAACTCCAGGTGCTGCGCCAGCGCGTACAGCGTCAGCGAACGCGTCGTGCCGTACTCGGTCGAGACGACGGATTCGGCGATCAGTTCCGAAAGCCGGCTGGAGAAGATCGCCGCGGCCGCCTGCCGCGGCGTGAGTGGCTCCGCGCCGTCTCGATGAACGAAATCACCATCACCCGGCTGAGATTCCGATACCACACTGATAGACACTACCGTCCCATCCGCAAATCGAGCCAATACCATCGAGTTACGCAGATCCGTTGGGGGCCAGTGGAATCGACGGACACGCCGCGACCTCGTCGGTGATCGACCCGATGAAATCGACAGGGTGCCCACCTGTTTCGAGGTATGGCCGCCACGGCGGCGGCGCCCCGCCGCCGTGGTGGCCCGGGTCGCGGTATGTCCGGCTACCGCGACCTGCTCCCGTAACCAGATTGCGTGATTACGGAAGATGTTTCGCCAGTTATGACCTCCTGACAGCGAGAACGCTATGCCATCCCCAGCCGTGGGAACGGCGGCGACCATTGCCACCGGCGGGAACCGGAAATCAGGCGGGATTGCGGCACATACTGCCGGTGAGACAGTGACGTAACTGATCGTCGTAACCTATCGGCGCATTCATCGGCCACCTGCTGTCGCGGCCCGACTCCGGCTGTGCGACGTCGTCGACGATCTGCACGAATTGTGCGATCGCGAGCCGATTCGCTTGCCCCGGATAGGGATACAGCAACAACGAAGTCGGTGAATAGCCACCGCGGTAGTTCAGCGTGCGGACCGTGATCCCCGCGGCTTCTCCGGTGCGCAATCGCGCGGTCGACCCCATCAGCCTGGCTCGGTCGTCCGGATGGAATACGTCGACGGGGCGGAACAGATAGTCCCATCGGATCCACGGCGCCGGATCGGTGAGCCAGTGCGAGATGCTGGTGCGTTCGGGCCGGACGACCGCGAGGTAGGTGCCCGCGCGGCGATGGGCCTCGCGCAGGCCGACCTGCTCGAGCGTCGGCGAATCCGATGGCACGTCACCCGACGTGACGTCCTCCACGACGGACCAGACCTCGCGAGCCTTGCCGTCGGTGCGGGCGCGAGAGGTTATCCGCCAGCGAGCCGGCCGTCGCGAGCCGAGTAGGAGGGAGATTTCGACTTGAAGTTTGGCGCCGGGTAGCGGGTCGTAGAGCAGGTCCAGCACCTCGGCATGCCGGTCGAAGGCGAATGCCCAGCGAAAGGCCTCCGCGATGGACATGCGCGGCACGTATTCCTCGTCCGCCATCTCGGCCACCCGGGTTATGGCCTTCGGCAATTGGAGGGTCTGAGTTTCGAGGTCCCATACCGTGCCCACCGCGGGC
This region includes:
- a CDS encoding dihydrofolate reductase family protein, with product MGTVKLWMQMSLDGFAEGPDGEIHWPVVDEELCESYLDELRAADIFLYGRKTFEIMAAFWPTADADPAISPFYVDFARLWKQTPKIVFSRTMRGAGWRTRVVRDGLVEEVGALRAQGRTMILFGGAETAATFMEYDLIDEYRLFVHPLLLGGGIPLFRKPTDLAAVELLDVTAYESAVVQVHYQHAVHAS
- a CDS encoding helix-turn-helix domain-containing protein; its protein translation is MVSESQPGDGDFVHRDGAEPLTPRQAAAAIFSSRLSELIAESVVSTEYGTTRSLTLYALAQHLELAYPDVPVSQSGLYRLIHGDAIPRLDLIIALARVFDVPPEYFVTEKK
- a CDS encoding MerR family transcriptional regulator; protein product: MAAGVEYTIDELAREAGTTVRSLRVYHERGVLPPPRVKGRTGFYGAEHLNRVRTITRLLDRGIKLNGIRELLQAWDRGDDLGAVLGVTRLDAPQVTAPSVGDTVAATELEERYRDVPNGLARVVGLGLYEPVDAVTYRVVDRELVRLAEQLAAADIGDAEIVAELEKLRGDCDRIARRFVDLFRRTAWESYRRSERAEVDRAQLAERVALTSAVPGRASAELVNRSMARYLREDTELAEVLPGV
- a CDS encoding GAF domain-containing protein gives rise to the protein MRSEVSDNTVPPWITVETLTPGAMSVASVGAAPRDFADIQRVLQRQLAKMPAVYDTMTTAGIIEAVRAACDGANNVDIAIETRSGPYELRIRPVRGPGELVPAVRLWLGPRGAPLPALRPAVGTVWDLETQTLQLPKAITRVAEMADEEYVPRMSIAEAFRWAFAFDRHAEVLDLLYDPLPGAKLQVEISLLLGSRRPARWRITSRARTDGKAREVWSVVEDVTSGDVPSDSPTLEQVGLREAHRRAGTYLAVVRPERTSISHWLTDPAPWIRWDYLFRPVDVFHPDDRARLMGSTARLRTGEAAGITVRTLNYRGGYSPTSLLLYPYPGQANRLAIAQFVQIVDDVAQPESGRDSRWPMNAPIGYDDQLRHCLTGSMCRNPA